The Terriglobus roseus sequence CAGCAGATGCGGAGCACCTTGTTGGAGCGTATGCGCGCGACTTCATAACGCTACGGCTGCGTTTACACATCTGAGGCCTTGCGCATTTCGAACAGAGCGCCGTCTTCGCATTGACCAGAAGCTCGGCCTTGACGACGCTACAGAAAACAAAATAGGTCGTTGACGTCCGGTAAGGTGGATTCTGTATGGTCGTTACAATCAGCTCATGAGCAGCCAGCCGGCCCTTCATAGTCTCGTTGCAAATGGACGTCTGACTCCAATGGATTATGACCGAGGCCCACAGCTCGAAGCAAACGATAGCAGATGTTATGAAGCCTCCGTTGCGAATGCTCGGAGCCCGTGCACAAGCGATCGAACGCTGAATCCTTAGCTCCAAAGCTTGGTATCGGTGTGGTGTATGCCGCGACCCTCCGCTCGTCTACGACGTCTTTCACCGACAAACTTACGTCGACGATCAGCGGTGAACAGAGACGAAGCGAGATCGTAGATGTCGTAAGCCATAACGGCTGCACCGCTCCTACTCCATTCCCTCATAGCGTCGCGCTCGTCAGTCAGTCAAACAAATCGATGCGCGCTTGCTCAAGCACTTCGTAGGGAATTTGCACTGCTTCCACAACCGAAATGAAGCGCTGCGCATGCTGCGGGTCTTTCATCACGGCCTCGGCGGCAGCGAGAACCTCCGGAGGCATCCTCAGGCTTCGCAATGTGTCCCGGACCGCGTCCGCGTTTAGCGGCTCTATAAGGTCTGCACCACCGGTGCCGGACGGGCGGAGCGACGTCCTTCCGGTGACGCGGAGACTATAGGGTTGATCGCCACGTTCCCTGCTCCGGCGTAGCGCTAGGCTGCAAAGCATATCCGTTCTCACTTCGGTTGGGTTTAACAAGCTCATTAAGCGCGTCTTAGCGGTGCAGGCTGTTTTCCGATTCGGAAGTGCTCTGGAGGTGCGATCGCAGCAAGCTGACAGGCGGCCTCAATGAATCAACTTTAGATTGTCCACCCTACCTAAGACGCATCCTCAACGCGATCGCGAAGGAAAGAGATTGTGCTGTTGTGCAACGTCACGTAGTCTCGATAACGCTGAATGTGCTCGTCGAGGGTGCCGGGAGTGATGCTCATTTGCCCAAGCAGCAGTCGAGCTAAGATTTTCTCGTTTATCGCCTTCTGCTTTTCGTGATGCGCGATGAGATGGTGCGTCGTCATGGGAGAAGTATGCCCGATATCGCTTGCCGAATGAAAGCAGAATGGTCAACAAGGGCAGCGGGTGGCGAGCTCATTTCCTTGGCTGAGTAAATGGATCGCCCTACCCGCTACCACGATTACCCATCCCAGCTAGGGATATGTTGTTGTAGCGAAGATTATTTTGGTAAGAATTGACGTTAGTCACCAAAAGAGCTCTGGCAACTCGCGGTCATTTTATTGTTTCTGGTATTTTGTTATCGACCTCTCGATGAGTGGATGGGTTTGACGGCAAATGAGCAGCAGTTCTGCATTTCTTTCGCATCTCTCCCCCTCTCTGCGCGACAGTCTGGAGTCCATTGCGCAGTTGGAAAGCACGTCGATAGACGATCTGCTGGTCATCGCTATACAGAAAAGGTCGCCCGTTTCGAACACGCCGCATGGTTATCCCACCAGACCTCCTGGATGGAAACTGCGTTGGCTGTCCGCAAGGCCAGAGAACTCACCCTGCGACGAGACGCCGAATCCTCGAATCCCCTCTCCGACAGTACGTCGCTGTCATCTCAGCAGAATGATGAAGAACTTGATCTTCGAATGCTGCCACTTCCGATGCGGTACCTTGTACCAGCTTGTGAACTAGGCTCGTATCCACGCCTAAGACGAGGATACCGGCGATGGTTCCATCGGCCGCGCGTCGTGCTCTGTACGCGTAATCGATGAACTTGTCTTCCAGTGACTCTCCCTGCGTCGGAACAAACGAAAAGCGAGTGCCCCGCTCCACCAGAGCCTCGCCGCTCGCGTAAACGCGATCAAGCCGGTCCATGCAAGCCGTCCCTACAAGTTCAGGTACACCGTCTGCGACGCGTTTGCCGACTAGCGCGCGATTACCAAGAAGGTCACGGTAAGCTTGATTGACCAACTCGAAGACGTGGTCCGGCCCACTTAAAAGCGCGAGGAAAACTGGGGCGCTCTCGAAGAGGTTTGCCAACTTTTGGCGCTTTTCGTTTCCTAAGGCCTTCGGCTCGTTCAACCCCTTGCCCTCAAGCTCAGGGAGGCCTACTGCCTAGAACGCCCGCCGCTGCTCCCCAAGCCAAGCCGAATGTTCGGATCGGGCAATCTTCTCTGCTATCGCCACCACCAGCAGAGCGTCTACCGCGATGCCCTCAGCCAATGAGAGGGATTCGAGACTTTCACACAAGGACGGTGTTAGTCCATGCAGCAGAGATTGGGCCTTATTC is a genomic window containing:
- a CDS encoding PAS domain-containing protein; its protein translation is MNEPKALGNEKRQKLANLFESAPVFLALLSGPDHVFELVNQAYRDLLGNRALVGKRVADGVPELVGTACMDRLDRVYASGEALVERGTRFSFVPTQGESLEDKFIDYAYRARRAADGTIAGILVLGVDTSLVHKLVQGTASEVAAFEDQVLHHSAEMTATYCRRGDSRIRRLVAG